The following coding sequences lie in one Halogeometricum rufum genomic window:
- a CDS encoding 60S ribosomal export protein NMD3: MSSADFCPRCGDPVPERAEPLPGMPRDRDAVLCDACYFEDFDLVDAPDRIEVRVCSQCGAVHRGNRWVDVGAKDYTDVAVEEVSEALGVHLSAEDVQWGVEPEQVDQNTIRMHCTFTGFVRDTHVEETVTVPVKISRQTCKRCGRIAGGYYSSVVQVRATDRDPTEEEAQRAIEIAESYIAEREETGDRNAFISEITESGDGPDIKISTNQMGGGVAKHVVRELGGSFEEYPTLVTEDGDGNEVYRVTYAVRLPKFTPGDVIDPEDDEGPVLVRSVRGNLKGVRLASGEKYESEFEEGETPDARRVGTVEDAAETTVVTVEDENAVQVLDPETYESKTIARPDYFDDEAGSVHVLKSRAGLHVLPDEMVERTDESA; encoded by the coding sequence ATGAGTTCAGCCGACTTCTGTCCGCGCTGTGGGGACCCCGTGCCGGAGCGTGCCGAACCGCTCCCCGGGATGCCCCGCGACCGAGACGCGGTGCTCTGCGACGCGTGCTACTTCGAGGACTTCGACCTCGTGGACGCGCCAGACCGCATCGAGGTCCGCGTCTGTTCGCAGTGCGGCGCGGTCCACAGGGGGAACCGATGGGTGGACGTGGGTGCGAAGGACTACACCGACGTCGCCGTCGAGGAGGTGTCCGAAGCGCTCGGCGTCCACCTGAGCGCCGAGGACGTGCAGTGGGGCGTCGAACCCGAGCAGGTCGACCAGAACACCATCCGGATGCACTGCACGTTCACCGGGTTCGTCCGCGACACGCACGTCGAGGAGACGGTGACCGTGCCGGTCAAGATATCGCGGCAGACGTGCAAGCGGTGCGGCCGCATCGCCGGCGGCTACTACTCCAGCGTCGTGCAGGTTCGGGCGACGGACCGCGACCCGACGGAGGAGGAGGCGCAGCGAGCCATCGAAATCGCGGAGTCGTACATCGCCGAACGCGAGGAGACGGGCGACAGGAACGCGTTCATCTCCGAGATAACCGAGTCCGGCGACGGCCCCGACATCAAGATATCCACGAACCAGATGGGCGGCGGCGTGGCCAAGCACGTCGTCCGCGAACTCGGGGGGAGTTTCGAGGAGTACCCGACGCTCGTTACCGAGGACGGCGACGGCAACGAGGTGTACCGCGTCACCTACGCCGTCCGACTGCCCAAGTTCACGCCGGGCGACGTCATCGACCCCGAGGACGACGAGGGACCGGTGCTGGTCCGAAGCGTCCGCGGTAACCTGAAGGGCGTCCGCCTCGCCAGCGGTGAGAAGTACGAGTCGGAGTTCGAGGAGGGCGAGACGCCCGACGCGCGCCGGGTCGGCACCGTCGAGGACGCCGCGGAGACGACTGTGGTCACCGTCGAAGACGAGAACGCGGTGCAGGTGCTCGACCCCGAGACGTACGAGTCGAAAACGATAGCGCGGCCCGACTACTTCGACGACGAGGCGGGGTCGGTCCACGTCCTCAAGAGTCGCGCCGGACTCCACGTGCTCCCCGACGAGATGGTCGAACGGACCGACGAGTCGGCGTAA
- a CDS encoding DUF6757 family protein, whose product MKCHYCDRDAAYAAEKDGIKVGLCERHFRERVEELADSEELAALREQIDIDRTE is encoded by the coding sequence ATGAAGTGCCACTACTGCGACCGAGACGCCGCGTACGCCGCCGAGAAGGACGGGATAAAGGTGGGTCTCTGCGAACGGCACTTCCGAGAGCGTGTCGAGGAACTCGCCGACTCCGAGGAACTCGCCGCCCTGCGGGAGCAAATCGATATCGACCGCACCGAGTGA
- a CDS encoding PHP domain-containing protein, with protein MTRDRNGDGDEGRPVADLHLHTTASDGVLTVPELPAAAAAAGIDVVAVTDHDRVHPSLDAPVTERDGVTVIRGVELRVETPAQRLDLLGYGVRDTETLRAVTERIQTDRKERGRKMVERVESHLDVELDVELREGIGRPNVARAIDESDAPYDYEGAFEHLIGNDGPCYVQRYVPDFETGVTALRESCAVVGLAHPFRYPDPEAALDRAADLDAVERFYPYGEGSAAAADGELVERVAAENDLLLTGGSDAHDRTLGVAGPDAESFAAFAARVPGV; from the coding sequence GTGACTCGAGACCGGAACGGCGACGGCGACGAGGGACGGCCCGTGGCGGACCTCCACCTCCACACGACGGCGTCGGACGGCGTCCTGACGGTGCCCGAACTCCCCGCGGCGGCGGCGGCGGCCGGCATCGACGTGGTGGCGGTGACCGACCACGACCGGGTCCACCCGTCCCTCGACGCCCCCGTAACCGAACGCGACGGCGTGACGGTGATACGCGGCGTCGAACTGCGCGTCGAGACGCCCGCACAGCGACTGGACCTCCTCGGCTACGGCGTCCGCGACACCGAGACGCTCCGCGCGGTGACCGAGCGAATCCAGACCGACCGGAAGGAACGCGGCCGGAAGATGGTCGAACGCGTCGAGTCGCATCTGGACGTGGAACTCGACGTCGAACTGCGCGAGGGCATCGGCCGGCCGAACGTCGCCCGCGCCATCGACGAGAGCGACGCCCCGTACGACTACGAGGGGGCGTTCGAACACCTCATCGGGAACGACGGCCCCTGCTACGTCCAGCGGTACGTCCCGGACTTCGAGACGGGCGTGACGGCCCTGCGGGAGTCGTGCGCCGTCGTCGGCCTCGCGCACCCGTTTCGGTACCCGGACCCCGAGGCGGCGCTGGACCGCGCCGCCGACCTCGATGCAGTCGAGCGATTCTACCCCTACGGCGAGGGGAGTGCGGCGGCGGCGGACGGCGAACTGGTCGAACGCGTCGCCGCCGAGAACGACCTGCTCCTGACCGGCGGGAGCGACGCGCACGACAGAACGCTCGGCGTGGCCGGTCCCGACGCGGAGTCGTTCGCCGCGTTCGCCGCGCGCGTGCCGGGCGTCTGA
- a CDS encoding DUF7530 family protein, giving the protein MAPRASRETRLSRTQFGETWVYESIVGALPGIHLTDGEAIALQLGLFQVFVLFFAWAYDLWEAVVPGTIAVGVAAVGSVVMLRMGRTTRETNLPEAYTRLLFGSSIEVVLGVLAFVALVTHLFVYDTRQGGSALFTSLFGAEPPVVVVYLALLVLWDLCYRIGTSWWAAIVSLWGSWRYTVDPATARTLRVADGWNVVFGVAQLALVPFILDQQVLLLAVAGHVVAVTVVSTVAAVTVRIE; this is encoded by the coding sequence ATGGCGCCGCGCGCTTCGCGGGAGACGAGGCTCTCCCGCACGCAGTTCGGCGAGACGTGGGTGTACGAGAGCATCGTCGGCGCCCTCCCGGGCATCCACCTGACCGACGGCGAGGCCATCGCCCTACAACTCGGTCTGTTCCAGGTGTTCGTCCTCTTCTTCGCGTGGGCGTACGACCTCTGGGAGGCCGTCGTGCCCGGTACCATCGCCGTCGGCGTCGCCGCCGTCGGGAGCGTCGTGATGCTCCGGATGGGCCGCACGACGCGGGAGACGAACCTCCCCGAGGCGTACACGCGCCTCCTGTTCGGGTCGAGCATCGAGGTGGTCCTCGGCGTCCTCGCGTTCGTCGCCCTCGTGACGCACCTGTTCGTCTACGACACCCGTCAGGGCGGGTCGGCGCTGTTCACGTCGCTGTTCGGCGCGGAACCGCCCGTCGTCGTCGTCTACCTGGCGCTCCTGGTCCTGTGGGACCTCTGCTACCGCATCGGAACGTCGTGGTGGGCCGCCATCGTCTCGCTGTGGGGGTCGTGGCGCTACACCGTCGACCCCGCGACGGCGCGGACGCTCCGCGTCGCCGACGGCTGGAACGTCGTCTTCGGCGTCGCCCAACTCGCACTCGTCCCGTTCATCCTCGACCAGCAAGTGCTGCTGCTCGCCGTGGCGGGCCACGTCGTCGCCGTCACTGTCGTCTCGACAGTCGCGGCGGTGACGGTGAGAATCGAGTGA
- a CDS encoding DUF5786 family protein yields MSMGAYDEDEHERRERKNGSVDTTFDDDRTVYHGEVTYDSGDSAEALLDKFREMKGN; encoded by the coding sequence ATGTCAATGGGTGCCTACGACGAAGACGAACACGAGCGCCGAGAGCGGAAGAACGGCTCGGTCGACACGACGTTCGACGACGACCGAACGGTGTACCACGGAGAGGTCACCTACGACTCCGGCGACTCCGCGGAAGCACTCCTCGACAAGTTCCGCGAGATGAAGGGGAACTAG
- a CDS encoding DUF7317 family protein yields the protein MHNHALTAAMTLYKSGTLTLSQAATRAGRSEEELVVALRRHDIDVREEGDLTAATADSPVRAD from the coding sequence ATGCACAATCACGCCCTGACGGCCGCGATGACGCTGTACAAAAGCGGAACGCTGACACTCTCGCAGGCGGCGACCAGAGCGGGTCGCTCCGAGGAGGAACTCGTAGTCGCGCTCCGCCGACACGACATCGACGTCCGGGAAGAAGGGGACCTGACGGCGGCGACGGCGGACAGCCCGGTGCGAGCGGACTAA
- a CDS encoding DUF7561 family protein yields MTKEPCDGCGKSVRIGGGIGDFWSFSNESTQGITLELEDGGEFFLCYDCIDRLPEDRAVTTADVEGL; encoded by the coding sequence GTGACCAAAGAACCGTGCGACGGCTGCGGGAAGTCCGTCCGTATCGGCGGCGGCATCGGCGACTTCTGGTCGTTCTCGAACGAGTCCACGCAGGGAATCACGCTCGAACTGGAGGACGGCGGCGAGTTCTTCCTCTGCTACGACTGCATCGACCGCCTGCCCGAGGACCGGGCGGTGACGACGGCGGACGTTGAGGGCCTCTGA
- a CDS encoding DUF5789 family protein, producing MRLNRTDEVIDAHEFPATTEELIEAFGDQTIEHPNGSERLADVLARAGFETYTCADDARNALLCGMGHEAIGRRYYSDRDVSTFGEDGPQQVSF from the coding sequence ATGCGCCTGAACCGAACCGACGAAGTCATCGACGCCCACGAGTTCCCCGCGACCACCGAAGAACTCATCGAGGCGTTCGGCGACCAGACCATCGAACACCCCAACGGCAGCGAACGACTCGCGGACGTGCTCGCCCGCGCGGGGTTCGAGACGTACACCTGCGCCGACGATGCGCGGAACGCCCTCCTCTGCGGCATGGGCCACGAGGCCATCGGCCGCCGCTACTACAGCGACCGAGACGTCTCTACCTTCGGCGAAGACGGCCCGCAGCAAGTCTCCTTCTAG
- the hemB gene encoding porphobilinogen synthase — MNLTDRPRRLRTDGIRSLVSETNLSATDLLAPVFVDATTDERVEIESMPGHERVPVSEAVARVQEVLDTGVEAVMLFGIPESKDERGTRAWAEDGVVQEATRRVTAATDAYVVTDVCLCEYTSHGHCGVVEDEAETDPTLTVKNDETLELLAKTAVSHARAGADMVAPSSMTDGMVGAIREALDADGHESVPVMSYAAKYESAFYGPFRDAADGAPAFGDRRHYQMDPANGREALREVRLDVEQGADVLMVKPALAYLDVVRAVREEFDHPVAAYNVSGEYAMIHAAAEKGWLDLEATAFESLLAMKRAGADLILTYFAEDVAAAL, encoded by the coding sequence ATGAACCTCACCGACCGCCCGCGACGCCTGCGGACAGACGGCATCCGGTCGCTCGTCAGCGAGACGAACCTCTCGGCGACGGACCTCCTCGCGCCCGTCTTCGTGGACGCCACGACGGACGAACGGGTCGAAATCGAGTCGATGCCGGGGCACGAACGCGTCCCAGTCTCGGAGGCCGTCGCGCGCGTCCAAGAGGTTCTCGACACCGGCGTCGAGGCGGTGATGCTGTTCGGCATCCCCGAGTCGAAGGACGAACGCGGGACCCGCGCGTGGGCCGAGGACGGCGTCGTCCAGGAGGCCACGCGGCGCGTGACGGCGGCGACGGACGCGTACGTCGTCACGGACGTCTGCCTCTGTGAGTACACGAGCCACGGCCACTGCGGCGTCGTCGAGGACGAGGCCGAGACGGACCCGACGCTGACCGTGAAGAACGACGAGACGCTCGAACTGCTGGCGAAGACGGCCGTCTCGCACGCGCGGGCAGGCGCGGACATGGTCGCGCCGAGTTCGATGACCGACGGCATGGTCGGCGCGATTCGGGAGGCGTTGGACGCCGATGGGCACGAGAGCGTCCCCGTCATGTCCTACGCCGCGAAGTACGAGAGCGCCTTCTACGGGCCGTTCCGCGACGCCGCCGACGGCGCGCCCGCGTTCGGCGACCGGCGGCACTACCAGATGGACCCCGCGAACGGGCGGGAGGCCCTGCGCGAGGTGCGACTCGACGTCGAACAGGGCGCGGACGTGTTGATGGTGAAACCGGCGCTGGCGTACCTCGACGTCGTCCGCGCCGTGCGCGAGGAGTTCGACCACCCCGTCGCCGCCTACAACGTCTCCGGCGAGTACGCGATGATTCACGCCGCCGCGGAGAAGGGCTGGCTGGACCTCGAAGCGACGGCGTTCGAATCGCTCCTCGCGATGAAGCGGGCGGGGGCGGACCTGATCCTCACCTACTTCGCCGAGGACGTCGCCGCGGCGCTCTGA
- a CDS encoding YkgJ family cysteine cluster protein produces MDVDCEGCAGCCIDWRPVSPAPSDHERRGPRRPLDDVYNLVPLTRDEVAAFVRAGFGDVLVPRMWAADDESDAAVEVDGVRVAAVGDRPAFFVGLRKPPKPVAPFGTERTWLDACVFLDPETLQCRIHDDDLYPDECADYPGHNLALDQRSECERVEEAFGGDRLLDADAPDVSGLLLGPHAVGSKLFAYPDADELAGTVERMRRGDLTDADRAAFVGVAVGSRPGSTEVDESRAAAARESVLDAASWAGEAVEAWTELAGSVDADDAPAGESVEVARGAPETPGWDDAA; encoded by the coding sequence ATGGACGTCGATTGCGAAGGCTGCGCAGGCTGCTGCATCGACTGGCGCCCGGTGTCGCCCGCGCCCTCCGACCACGAGCGTCGCGGCCCGCGGCGACCGCTGGACGACGTGTACAACCTCGTGCCGCTGACGCGCGACGAGGTGGCGGCGTTCGTGCGGGCCGGCTTCGGCGACGTGCTGGTCCCGCGGATGTGGGCGGCGGACGACGAGTCGGACGCCGCCGTCGAGGTGGACGGCGTCAGGGTGGCGGCCGTCGGCGACCGGCCGGCGTTCTTCGTCGGCCTGCGGAAGCCGCCGAAGCCCGTCGCGCCGTTCGGCACCGAGCGGACGTGGCTGGACGCCTGCGTCTTCCTCGACCCCGAGACGCTGCAGTGTCGCATCCACGACGACGACCTGTACCCCGACGAGTGCGCCGACTACCCCGGACACAATCTCGCCCTCGACCAGCGGTCGGAGTGCGAACGGGTCGAGGAGGCGTTCGGCGGCGATAGACTCCTCGACGCCGACGCGCCGGACGTGAGCGGCCTGCTCCTCGGGCCGCACGCCGTCGGGTCGAAGCTGTTCGCCTACCCCGACGCCGACGAACTCGCGGGGACGGTCGAACGGATGCGGCGCGGCGACCTGACCGACGCGGACCGCGCGGCGTTCGTCGGCGTCGCCGTCGGGTCCCGTCCCGGGTCGACGGAGGTGGACGAGTCCCGCGCCGCGGCGGCGCGCGAGAGCGTCCTCGACGCGGCGTCGTGGGCGGGCGAGGCCGTCGAGGCGTGGACCGAACTCGCCGGGAGCGTCGACGCTGACGACGCGCCCGCCGGCGAGAGCGTGGAAGTCGCCCGCGGCGCGCCGGAGACGCCCGGGTGGGACGACGCGGCGTAG
- a CDS encoding DUF5784 family protein, producing MARPLRFRYAPGRWDETRVRRDIYDDLDSNLGATWETPWFKPPDGFDAARFEMDNGDVALFLWNDDVAYWMGNTETPETLWRTDKKGFTEVPDDVSRWVTRELTAQLHEESPWLEPYPHLSWFFLPVFLSKDGRETTRSFFDDHAAGFPDATRDEALSFYEEFLATGVLDDDREVMAGKLGTSEYLDLTRMTAAMGEFNAGKFLVDAGYDIVPEIDVTTGHAIDYRASRNGEGTLVEVTRPLPTSKRSAGTPVAAVRDTAETKSGGQLQEHGGGVVLFVDCSSFPDDEWRSVHAEKPEVHHRPAVVFRVRPDGRFEGYTKGSVPLDVPF from the coding sequence GTGGCACGCCCTCTGCGATTTCGCTACGCGCCGGGACGGTGGGACGAGACCCGCGTCCGGCGCGACATTTACGACGACCTCGACTCGAACCTCGGCGCGACGTGGGAGACGCCCTGGTTCAAACCCCCGGACGGCTTCGACGCGGCGCGGTTCGAGATGGACAACGGAGACGTTGCCCTGTTCCTGTGGAACGACGACGTCGCCTACTGGATGGGGAACACCGAGACGCCCGAGACGCTCTGGCGGACGGACAAGAAGGGGTTCACAGAGGTCCCCGACGACGTCTCGCGGTGGGTGACGCGCGAACTGACCGCCCAACTGCACGAGGAGTCGCCGTGGCTCGAACCTTACCCCCACCTCTCGTGGTTCTTCCTCCCCGTCTTCCTCTCGAAGGACGGCCGGGAGACGACCCGGTCGTTCTTCGACGACCACGCCGCCGGCTTCCCCGACGCGACGCGCGACGAGGCGTTGTCCTTCTACGAGGAGTTCCTCGCGACGGGCGTCCTCGACGACGACCGGGAGGTGATGGCCGGGAAACTGGGTACCTCGGAGTACCTCGACCTGACGCGGATGACCGCCGCGATGGGCGAGTTCAACGCCGGCAAGTTCCTCGTTGACGCGGGCTACGACATCGTCCCCGAGATAGACGTCACCACCGGGCACGCCATCGACTACCGGGCCTCCCGGAACGGCGAGGGTACCCTCGTCGAGGTGACGCGGCCGCTACCGACGAGCAAGCGAAGCGCCGGGACGCCCGTCGCCGCCGTGCGCGACACCGCCGAGACGAAGTCCGGCGGGCAGTTGCAGGAACACGGCGGCGGCGTCGTCCTGTTCGTGGACTGCTCGTCGTTCCCGGACGACGAGTGGCGGTCCGTCCACGCCGAGAAACCGGAGGTTCACCATCGGCCGGCCGTCGTCTTCCGCGTCCGGCCGGACGGTCGATTCGAGGGCTACACGAAAGGAAGCGTTCCCCTCGACGTCCCGTTCTAG
- a CDS encoding helicase C-terminal domain-containing protein — protein MDPDRILPSFPAPSYRGAQEDALRDIRDAFADGNDVVLVRAPTGSGKSLLARAIAGAARTTAEAKPAQATDAYYTTPQVSQLDDVAEDPLLDDLSVIRGKSNYTCILNGETDTPVDRAPCARQKGFDCTVRHRCPYFSDRAIASNRNIAAMTLAYFMQTAGSDVFRQRDVVVIDEAHGLAEWAEMYATIDLSPRTVPVWDDVGVPDVTAADDPLERTVRFAEALLGVCSNAKDELLRKPELTPEEAARRDRLQELRSELKWFVEDYRDPESPTTWVVDQPDGEGEPVTVKPLDPARYLKHTVWDRGNRFALLSATILNKEAFCRGVGLDPSNVALVDVEHTFPLENRPLYDVTQGKMTYEHRDDTLPKIARLLVRLMAKHPDEKGLVHCHSYAIQSALRKRLAQLGLGNRVRGHDKANRDAELESWKASSGADVFLSVKMEEALDLRGDLCRWQVVCKAPYLNTNDSRVARRLEDGQWSWYRRAALRTVIQACGRVVRAPDDYGATYLADSSLLQLFDRTRSEMPDWFEAQVEEMTTPDLPEFDQEAAGGRGRSSGSRSSGTRSSLGSSGSASGSSNPSSNGSRGTGESGRTDGSRGRSDDADDGRSNHPLSDVWGDG, from the coding sequence GTGGACCCCGACCGAATCCTGCCGTCGTTTCCGGCCCCCAGTTACCGCGGTGCGCAGGAGGACGCCCTCCGCGACATCCGCGACGCGTTCGCCGACGGGAACGACGTCGTCCTCGTCCGCGCGCCGACGGGGAGCGGAAAGTCGCTCCTCGCGCGGGCCATCGCCGGCGCCGCGCGGACGACGGCGGAGGCGAAGCCGGCGCAGGCGACGGACGCCTACTACACGACGCCGCAGGTGTCGCAGTTGGACGACGTGGCCGAGGACCCCCTGCTCGACGACCTGAGCGTCATCCGCGGCAAGTCCAACTACACCTGCATCCTCAACGGCGAGACGGACACGCCCGTCGACCGGGCGCCGTGCGCCAGACAGAAGGGGTTCGACTGCACCGTCCGGCACCGGTGTCCGTACTTCTCGGACCGCGCCATCGCCTCCAACCGGAACATCGCGGCGATGACGCTGGCGTACTTCATGCAGACCGCCGGCTCGGACGTGTTCCGCCAGCGCGACGTGGTGGTGATAGACGAGGCGCACGGGCTGGCCGAGTGGGCCGAGATGTACGCCACCATCGACCTGAGCCCCCGCACCGTCCCCGTCTGGGACGACGTGGGCGTCCCCGACGTGACCGCCGCGGACGACCCCCTCGAACGCACCGTCCGGTTCGCCGAAGCCCTGCTGGGCGTCTGCTCGAACGCGAAGGACGAACTCCTGCGGAAGCCCGAACTCACGCCCGAGGAGGCGGCGCGGCGCGACCGGTTGCAGGAACTCCGCTCGGAACTGAAGTGGTTCGTCGAGGACTACCGCGACCCCGAGAGCCCGACGACGTGGGTGGTGGACCAACCCGACGGCGAGGGCGAACCCGTCACGGTGAAACCGCTGGACCCGGCGCGCTACCTGAAACACACCGTCTGGGACCGGGGGAACCGCTTCGCCCTCCTCTCGGCGACGATTCTGAACAAGGAGGCGTTCTGCCGGGGCGTCGGCCTCGACCCCTCGAACGTCGCCCTCGTCGACGTCGAACACACGTTCCCCCTCGAGAACCGGCCGCTGTACGACGTGACGCAGGGGAAGATGACGTACGAACACCGCGACGACACCCTCCCGAAGATCGCTCGCCTCCTCGTCCGACTGATGGCGAAACACCCCGACGAGAAGGGACTCGTCCACTGCCACTCCTACGCCATCCAGTCGGCGTTGCGGAAGCGACTCGCGCAGTTGGGCCTCGGGAACCGCGTCCGCGGCCACGACAAGGCGAACCGCGACGCCGAGTTGGAGTCGTGGAAGGCCTCCTCGGGCGCGGACGTGTTCCTCTCGGTGAAGATGGAGGAGGCGCTCGACCTGCGCGGGGACCTGTGCCGCTGGCAGGTCGTCTGCAAGGCGCCGTACCTCAACACGAACGACTCGCGGGTCGCCCGCCGTCTCGAAGACGGGCAGTGGTCGTGGTACCGGCGCGCGGCGCTCAGAACCGTGATACAGGCCTGCGGCCGCGTCGTCCGCGCGCCGGACGACTACGGCGCGACGTACCTCGCGGACTCCTCGCTCCTGCAGTTGTTCGACCGCACCCGGTCGGAGATGCCCGACTGGTTCGAAGCGCAGGTCGAGGAGATGACGACGCCGGACCTACCCGAGTTCGACCAGGAGGCCGCCGGTGGCCGCGGTCGGTCGTCGGGGTCGCGGTCCTCGGGCACCCGGTCGTCTCTCGGGTCTTCGGGGTCCGCGTCCGGGTCGTCGAACCCGTCTTCGAACGGGTCACGCGGGACCGGTGAGAGCGGCCGAACCGACGGCTCTCGCGGCCGGTCGGACGACGCCGACGACGGCCGGTCGAACCACCCCCTCTCCGACGTCTGGGGCGACGGCTGA
- a CDS encoding DedA family protein: MQSALQVAQMPDELQALLNSEWAYVVLFGVFLLEGAMLMYFMPSELIVPASLVLLGTDAAAPVIGVAVVGATIGQYGLFKVAQRGGREYLLQKRWFKISESKLNKFDGWFERWGPVVVPVSNSFLFTRGMLTVPAGFAEMDDKKFVALSAVGTLSFEVLLAALFLYFDTLL; encoded by the coding sequence ATGCAGTCTGCCCTCCAAGTGGCTCAGATGCCGGACGAACTGCAGGCCCTGTTGAACTCCGAGTGGGCCTACGTCGTCCTGTTCGGCGTCTTCCTCTTGGAGGGGGCGATGCTGATGTACTTCATGCCGAGCGAACTCATCGTCCCGGCGTCTCTCGTCCTCCTCGGCACCGACGCCGCCGCCCCCGTCATCGGCGTCGCCGTCGTCGGCGCCACCATCGGCCAGTACGGCCTGTTCAAAGTCGCTCAACGCGGCGGCCGGGAGTACCTCCTCCAGAAGCGGTGGTTCAAGATCAGCGAGTCGAAACTGAACAAGTTCGACGGCTGGTTCGAGCGCTGGGGTCCCGTCGTCGTCCCCGTCAGCAACTCCTTCCTGTTCACGCGCGGGATGCTCACCGTCCCCGCCGGGTTCGCCGAGATGGACGACAAGAAGTTCGTCGCCCTCTCGGCGGTGGGCACGCTCTCGTTCGAGGTGTTACTGGCGGCACTGTTCCTCTACTTCGACACGCTGTTGTGA
- a CDS encoding NAD(P)H-binding protein, whose product MRVLVTGATGFVGSRLVRALLDAGHEVSALTRDASGADLPAEVQVVEGDLLTASDYRIVDGGGGDSDDGGGETAENLADCLSALGIEAAYYLVHSMQSGSDFEERDRRAARHFERAASAAGVRRVVYLGGLGEERDRLSPHLQSRREVEFILGEGDYDLTTLRAAIIVGDGSASFEVIRQLAGRLPVMLTPRWVDTECQPIYVDDVVAYLVGVLDVPETADRTYEIGGPDVLTYGEVLRRVGEHLGNRTHLVSVPVLTPRLSSYWVSLVTDVPASVARPLIEGLKNPVVVRDDSIKRYVDVTLTSFDESVERALGEHEAAEDAVPASPVETVEGAADDGAEREGETDAESSASAADS is encoded by the coding sequence ATGAGAGTACTCGTGACGGGCGCGACCGGATTCGTCGGCAGCCGCCTCGTCCGCGCCCTCCTCGACGCCGGGCACGAGGTGTCGGCCCTCACCCGGGACGCGTCGGGCGCGGACCTACCCGCGGAGGTTCAGGTCGTCGAAGGCGACCTGTTGACGGCGTCGGACTACCGCATCGTCGACGGCGGCGGCGGAGACAGCGACGACGGCGGCGGCGAAACCGCCGAGAACCTCGCAGACTGCCTCTCGGCCCTCGGAATCGAGGCGGCGTACTACCTCGTCCACTCGATGCAGTCGGGGTCGGACTTCGAGGAACGCGACAGGCGGGCCGCCCGGCACTTCGAGCGCGCCGCCTCGGCGGCAGGCGTGCGGCGCGTCGTCTACCTCGGGGGCCTCGGCGAGGAGCGGGACCGCCTCTCGCCGCACCTGCAGTCGCGCCGCGAGGTGGAGTTCATCCTCGGCGAGGGCGACTACGACCTGACGACGCTGCGAGCCGCCATCATCGTCGGCGACGGGAGCGCGAGTTTCGAGGTGATTCGGCAACTCGCCGGCCGTCTGCCGGTGATGCTGACGCCGCGGTGGGTCGACACGGAGTGTCAGCCCATCTACGTCGACGACGTGGTGGCCTACCTCGTCGGCGTCCTCGACGTGCCGGAGACGGCCGACAGGACCTACGAGATAGGCGGCCCCGACGTGCTGACCTACGGGGAGGTGCTGCGCCGCGTCGGCGAACATCTCGGGAACCGGACGCACCTCGTCTCCGTGCCGGTGTTGACGCCGCGGCTCTCCTCGTACTGGGTCAGCCTCGTCACGGACGTGCCGGCGTCGGTGGCCCGGCCGCTCATCGAGGGGCTGAAGAACCCCGTCGTCGTCCGCGACGACAGCATCAAGCGGTACGTCGACGTGACGTTGACGTCGTTCGACGAGTCGGTCGAACGCGCCCTCGGGGAACACGAGGCGGCCGAGGACGCGGTGCCCGCCTCGCCCGTCGAGACGGTCGAGGGGGCGGCCGACGACGGGGCGGAACGCGAGGGCGAGACGGACGCCGAATCGAGCGCGAGCGCGGCCGACAGCTGA